A single Lactuca sativa cultivar Salinas chromosome 8, Lsat_Salinas_v11, whole genome shotgun sequence DNA region contains:
- the LOC111914371 gene encoding U-box domain-containing protein 45, with protein MEISEIEENMFALGEPKLHGGMCKTLSLIYIKVLTVFPELEASRPRSTSGIQALCSLHIALEKTKTLLQHCTECSKIYLAITGDSVVLKFEKARSSLEDSLRRVEDIVPQAIASQISDILTELEGIEFSLDPIEKQIGDEIIGLLQQGKNFNNNSDNNELETFHQAASKLGITSSRTALRERRALKKLVEKARIEEDKRKESIVAYLLHLMRKYSKLFRSDFSDDNDSQGSTPCSPTIGSFEGYSGSGFERQLSKLNSFNFKPNFPRSGQVMMPPEELRCPISLQLMYDPVIIASGQTYERICIEKWFGDGHDTCPKTQQQLSHLGLTPNYCVKGLVASWCEQNGVMVPGGPPESHDLNYWRLSLSESESVNSKPPPESGGGGGGGGLVKCKGMKVVPFPVEEDEAAVVAEIGGDGFERYDELLAVLHGEGHLRKKCRVVEEIRRLLKDDEEARIYMGANGFVEALLRFLESALNAQSEFAQESGAMALFNLAVNNNRNKEMMLASGILPLLAQMIESSKSIGAAIAIYLNLACFDQAKPIIGSSEAVPFLIEVLQGDLDSQCKIDALHTLYHLSSFHSNVPRLISSGIINALQPFLSDSDSRSWTERAIAVLINLAVTNSGRSEIIEGPGMVSGLSMLLDMGEPEVQEQAAALLLILCTGSDKCSEMVLQEGVIPSLVSISVNGTMRGKQKAQKLLMVFREMRQRDPPVVVQGGGQGGEERKVLSKSTSRRKMGKAWSFWRKSKSFSVYQC; from the exons ATGGAAATTTCCGAAATTGAAGAGAATATGTTTGCGCTGGGTGAACCGAAG CTACACGGAGGAATGTGTAAGACGCTCTCTTTGATCTACATCAAAGTGTTGACCGTTTTCCCTGAGTTAGAAGCATCACGTCCTCGAAGCACTTCAGGGATTCAAGCATTATGTTCTTTGCACATAGCATTAGAGAAAACAAAAACACTTCTTCAACACTGCACTGAATGTAGCAAAATTTACTTG GCTATAACAGGAGACTCCGTTGTTTTAAAATTTGAGAAAGCAAGATCGTCTCTCGAGGATAGTCTTAGGAGGGTTGAAGATATAGTTCCACAAGCAATAGCTTCTCAG ATTTCCGATATTTTAACCGAACTCGAAGGAATAGAGTTTTCACTGGATCCAATAGAAAAACAAATAGGCGATGAAATAATCGGATTACTTCAACAAGGTAAAAACTTCAACAACAATAGTGACAACAACGAGTTAGAAACATTCCATCAAGCCGCATCAAAACTCGGTATTACATCATCAAGAACTGCTCTTCGAGAAAGACGTGCATTAAAAAAACTTGTCGAAAAAGCAAGAATTGAAGAAGACAAAAGAAAAGAATCCATTGTTGCATATCTTTTACACCTCATGAGAAAATACTCAAAattgttcagaagtgatttcTCAGATGACAATGACTCCCAGGGCTCTACCCCGTGTTCACCCACAATCGGTTCATTCGAGGGTTACAGTGGGTCCGGGTTTGAAAGACAGCTCTCGAAACTAAATTCATTTAATTTCAAACCTAATTTCCCGCGATCCGGGCAGGTCATGATGCCGCCCGAAGAATTACGCTGCCCGATTTCCTTACAACTTATGTACGATCCGGTTATTATCGCGTCCGGGCAGACGTACGAGAGAATTTGTATTGAAAAATGGTTTGGAGACGGGCACGATACCTGCCCGAAAACTCAACAACAATTAAGTCATCTCGGTTTGACTCCTAATTACTGTGTGAAAGGTTTGGTGGCAAGTTGGTGTGAGCAGAATGGAGTTATGGTTCCCGGAGGTCCGCCGGAGTCTCATGATCTGAACTACTGGCGGCTGTCGTTGTCGGAAAGTGAATCGGTGAATTCAAAGCCGCCGCCAGAGagtggcggcggtggtggtggtggtggtttggtTAAGTGTAAGGGGATGAAGGTGGTGCCTTTTCCGGTGGAGGAGGATGAGGCGGCGGTTGTGGCGGAGATTGGCGGTGATGGGTTTGAGAGGTATGATGAGTTGTTGGCGGTGTTGCATGGTGAGGGGCATTTGAGGAAAAAGTGTAGGGTTGTGGAGGAAATAAGGAGGTTGTTGAAGGATGATGAAGAGGCGAGAATTTATATGGGTGCGAATGGTTTTGTTGAAGCTTTGTTGAGATTTTTGGAATCGGCTTTGAATGCGCAAAGTGAGTTTGCTCAAGAAAGTGGAGCCATGGCTCTGTTTAATCTTGCTGTCAATAATAATAG GAACAAAGAAATGATGTTAGCTAGTGGGATACTTCCATTATTGGCACAAATGATCGAAAGTTCAAAATCAATTGGAGCAGCCATAGCTATATACCTGAATCTTGCATGTTTCGATCAAGCAAAGCCCATAATAGGTTCAAGCGAAGCAGTTCCTTTCTTAATCGAAGTTCTTCAAGGAGATTTGGATTCCCAATGCAAAATTGACGCTCTTCATACTCTCTATCATCTCTCATCTTTCCACTCAAACGTTCCTCGACTCATATCGTCCGGCATCATCAACGCCCTGCAACCATTTCTCTCCGATTCGGATTCCCGATCGTGGACAGAGAGAGCCATAGCGGTTTTAATAAACCTAGCTGTGACCAATTCGGGTCGATCCGAGATTATAGAGGGTCCGGGTATGGTAAGTGGGTTATCGATGTTGTTGGATATGGGAGAACCGGAGGTGCAGGAGCAGGCGGCGGCGTTGCTGTTGATTTTGTGCACTGGAAGTGATAAGTGCAGTGAGATGGTGCTTCAGGAAGGGGTGATTCCTTCTTTGGTGTCGATTTCGGTTAATGGAACGATGAGAGGGAAACAAAAGGCGCAGAAATTGTTGATGGTTTTTAGGGAGATGCGGCAGAGGGATCCGCCGGTGGTGGTTCAGGGCGGTGGACAGGGTGGTGAAGAACGGAAAGTGTTGAGTAAATCGACGTCGAGGAGGAAGATGGGGAAAGCGTGGAGTTTTTGGCGGAAGAGCAAGAGTTTTTCGGTGTACCAATGTTGA